A genomic region of Runella rosea contains the following coding sequences:
- a CDS encoding phosphoribosylaminoimidazolesuccinocarboxamide synthase has product MQTLTQTNFNFPGQTSFYRGKVRDVYSFEKVVAMVASDRISAFDVILPRAIPFKGQVLNQIAAHFLTATADIVPNWLLEVPDPNVSIGKKCETYPVEMVVRGYLAGHAAREYKAGKRSVCGVTLPEGLKENDKLPTPIITPTTKAHEGHDEDISREQILARGIVSEAEYSQLEQYALALFARGTQMAAEQGLILVDTKYEFGHDEGKIYLIDEIHTPDSSRYFYADVYDENQRNGLPQKQLSKEFVREWLIANGFQGKEGQIIPEMSDEWVEQISARYIELFEKVTGKTFVKANTEDILGRIEENVLRSLTSH; this is encoded by the coding sequence GTGCAAACACTTACCCAAACTAATTTTAACTTTCCTGGCCAAACGAGTTTCTACCGTGGCAAGGTCCGCGATGTGTACAGTTTCGAAAAAGTAGTGGCCATGGTTGCCAGTGACAGAATCTCGGCCTTTGATGTGATTTTGCCGCGGGCTATTCCGTTTAAAGGTCAGGTGCTCAATCAAATAGCTGCCCACTTTCTAACCGCAACCGCTGATATAGTGCCCAATTGGTTGCTTGAAGTGCCCGACCCGAACGTAAGTATTGGAAAAAAATGTGAAACCTACCCCGTCGAAATGGTAGTACGCGGCTACTTGGCGGGCCACGCCGCGCGTGAATATAAGGCGGGCAAACGCAGCGTTTGCGGAGTGACCTTACCTGAAGGGTTGAAAGAAAACGACAAACTGCCTACGCCCATCATTACCCCCACGACCAAAGCCCACGAAGGCCACGACGAGGATATTTCGCGCGAGCAGATTTTGGCGCGTGGAATTGTGTCGGAAGCGGAATATAGCCAATTGGAGCAGTACGCATTGGCTCTTTTTGCCCGTGGTACCCAAATGGCGGCCGAACAAGGGCTGATTCTGGTGGATACCAAGTATGAATTTGGCCATGACGAAGGCAAAATTTACCTGATTGATGAAATCCATACGCCCGATTCTTCTCGGTATTTTTATGCAGATGTCTACGACGAAAACCAACGTAATGGATTGCCGCAGAAGCAATTATCAAAGGAGTTTGTGCGCGAGTGGCTGATTGCAAACGGTTTCCAGGGCAAAGAAGGACAAATCATCCCTGAGATGTCGGATGAATGGGTGGAACAAATCTCGGCACGCTACATAGAATTGTTTGAAAAAGTTACTGGTAAAACCTTTGTCAAAGCCAATACGGAAGATATTTTGGGCAGAATTGAAGAAAATGTGCTCCGTTCATTAACTTCGCACTAA